In Kaistella sp. 97-N-M2, the sequence TACTTATCGAAAAATCTGCAGGAGCTTACAATCAAACCAATGAACCCCTTTATGCGGGATTTTTGGCCGTTGGTCAGTTTTTTATGGCGAAACATGTTTTTAATCCGCTGAAAAAAATGTCTTATTTTAATGAAGGCAAAATAATGTTAGATAATGCAGTAAAACTGGACCCCGGCAATATAGAAATTAGATTAATGCGTTTGATCGCGCAGGAAAAATCGCCCCGATTTTTAGGATATGATCAGAACATTTCCGAGGACCGCAAATTTTTAACAGCTGCATATAAAAATTCGAGTGACGGAAATTTAAAATTGTATATTAAGAATTATTTAAAATTATAAAATGGAAATTTTAGGATATATTTTAATCACGATTGGCATTTTCGTTGCGATGGAAGGCGTTACCTGGCTTACACACCGGTTTGTAATGCATGGCATGGGCTGGTATTTCCATGAAGATCATCATCAGCCCGGCTATCCGCACGTTTTCGAAAAGAACGATGCTTTTTTTGTCGTTTTTGCCATCCCAAGTATTCTGCTTTTTTATTTTGGAACGGTAGGCGGCATCAACTGGATGTTTTTTGTCGGTTTAGGAATTTTGTTTTACGGCATCGCTTACTTTACGGTTCACGATGTCTTAATCCACCGCAGATTTAAATGGTTTGACAAAACGAATAACTGGTATTTACGCGGCCTGCGAAAAGCACACAAAATGCATCATAAACATTTGGGCAAGGAAGATGGCGAATGTTTTGGAATGCTTTACGTTCCGCTGAAATACTTCCGGGAAGCGCGAACGTCAATCTCAAAAAAATAAATTTTGCAGAGCTATTATTACTTACTTTTAGATGTTTTCAGTTTTTTAATTCCTTTTCTTTTCAGTTTCGAAAAAAAGAGAATGCATTTCATCCAACACTGGAAGGCTTATTTCACGTCGATTATTGTGGTGGGGATTTTCTTTATTTTGTGGGACAGTTATTTCGCCTACGAAGAGGTTTGGGGTTTTAATGATGAGTATTTAATTGGTTTCAGAATTTTGAAACTGCCAATCGAGGAATGGTTGTTTTTTCTGCTGATTCCATATGCGAGTGTTTTCATCCATTATTCCCTAAAGTATTTTTTTCCGCAGGTTATCCTTTCAAAAAAGGTAACAAGATTCATCACTTATGTTTTATTTATCGCGGGCCTTGCCCTCGCCATATTTAATTACGAGAAGCTGTATACCTTTGTTTGCATCGGACTATTTACCATTTTAATGCTGCTTCAAATTATTTTTGAATGGTCTTACGCGCGGCGGTTTTATTTGAGTTTCATTCTTATTTTCATTCCTTTTTTCTTCGTGAACTCGGCTTTAACGGGAAGTTATACAGAAAACCCCATCGTGTATTATGACAATGCGGAAAATCTTGGACTGCGCTTAGGAACAATTCCTGTGGAAGATGCTTTCTATTGCTTCGCTCTCCTCTATTCGAGTACCTTGCTCTTCGAATTTTTGAAAACCAAAAAATATTTTAAATCCCGCCATGAAAATTAATTTAACCAAGCAATCTGGAATATATACGCTGACTTCGGAACAGATTTTACCGATTTCTTTGGAAAAAGCCTGGGAGTTTTTTACGGTTCCTATGAATCTGGATAAAATTACGCCGAAGGAAATGGATTTTAAAATAACAAATAATCCGCCGCCAAAAACTTACAAAGGACAAATCATTACTTATAAAATTGGCGTTTTACCCCTCATCAAATCAAACTGGATTACCGAAATTACGCATTTGGAAGACCATCAGTTTTTTGTAGACGAACAACGCTTTGGACCATACGCAATGTGGCATCACGAACATCATTTCGAAAAAATTTCAGAAACCGAAACAAAGATGAAAGATATCGTCAACT encodes:
- a CDS encoding lycopene cyclase domain-containing protein, coding for MQSYYYLLLDVFSFLIPFLFSFEKKRMHFIQHWKAYFTSIIVVGIFFILWDSYFAYEEVWGFNDEYLIGFRILKLPIEEWLFFLLIPYASVFIHYSLKYFFPQVILSKKVTRFITYVLFIAGLALAIFNYEKLYTFVCIGLFTILMLLQIIFEWSYARRFYLSFILIFIPFFFVNSALTGSYTENPIVYYDNAENLGLRLGTIPVEDAFYCFALLYSSTLLFEFLKTKKYFKSRHEN
- a CDS encoding sterol desaturase family protein — protein: MEILGYILITIGIFVAMEGVTWLTHRFVMHGMGWYFHEDHHQPGYPHVFEKNDAFFVVFAIPSILLFYFGTVGGINWMFFVGLGILFYGIAYFTVHDVLIHRRFKWFDKTNNWYLRGLRKAHKMHHKHLGKEDGECFGMLYVPLKYFREARTSISKK
- a CDS encoding SRPBCC family protein translates to MKINLTKQSGIYTLTSEQILPISLEKAWEFFTVPMNLDKITPKEMDFKITNNPPPKTYKGQIITYKIGVLPLIKSNWITEITHLEDHQFFVDEQRFGPYAMWHHEHHFEKISETETKMKDIVNFKMPFGILGDLLAGYFVKNKVKFIFESRHTILEKTFKP